DNA sequence from the Methanococcus maripaludis genome:
CAGGTTCTCTACACTGCGCCCCTACAATGTGGGGCGGAATTATAAAAGAATACTTACAAGATGCAAAAATTGCAGTTCCGGTAAAACCTTGCGACATGAGGGCAATTGTTGAACTTGCAAAAAGAGCACAGATTAATCTTGACAACGTCTACATGATTGGATTGAATTGCGGTGGAACAGTTCCTCCAAAAACCGCAATGGAAATGATAAAATTATTCTACGAAGTAGATCCAAAAGACGTTGTAAAAGAAGAAATCGATAAGGGTAAGTTTATAATCGTCATGAAAGACGGAACCCACAAAGAAGTTAAAATGCACGATCTCGAAGACAACGGCTACGGAAGAAGAGTAAACTGTCAGAGATGTGATGAAAAAATCCCCCGAAAAGCAGATATTGCTGCTGGAAACTGGGGTGTAATTGGAGAAGATGCTGGAAAATATACCTTCATGGAAGTATGCACTGAAAAAGGTAAGCAGTTACTTGAAAGTGCAGAAAAAGATGGATATATTAAGAAAAAAGCTCCAAATCCAAAAGGACTTGAAATAAGGGCAAAAGTAGAAAGCTCAATGTTAAAAATGGGCGAAGACTACAAGAGAAAATGGCTCGAAGAAGAATATCCATCAATTGAAGAGTGGAATAGACAGTGGAATAAGTGTATAAAATGCTACGGCTGTAGGGATGTATGTCCAGTATGTTTCTGTAGGGATTGTGCACTTACTGCTGACTACGTTGACACAGGATCAATACCGCCTGATCCAATAATGTTCCAGGGCGTTAGAATGTCTCACATGGCATTTAGCTGTGTAAACTGTGGCCAGTGTGAAGATGTATGCCCTATGGAAATTCCAGTTGCAAGAATATTCCACAAAATTCAGGAAAAAACAAGAAAAGAGCTTGGATACAGACCAGGTGTTGACGATGAAGCACCACCTGCACTTGGAGGGTCATGCCCAACTCAATAAATTATTTATTAATTATTTATTTTTTAATTTTTTTAGTTCTGAAACATAACCTACAAAAGCACCTGCTGAAATTGTATCCCCAAGTCCAACGGTACTTTTTGGGTTCTCAACGATTCTTGAAGGAACTAAAATAATTTTGTAACCCTCTAATTCTTTTTCTTTTGAAATGTTTTCAACTATCTCTTTTAGTAACTCGCCGTGTTTATTATGGGGTATTTTAAGACCGGTTTTTAAATCATCGATACATGAAATCTGTCCGAGAGCGGCTTTTGTTGATGCTAAAACTGTTGCAAATTCGAGGGTTTTTTCCAAAGATTCGTCACTTAAAATGCCTCCCTTTTTACAGAGATACATTATGTAGTACATTGTATGTACCTGCATTCCTTCTAAATTGTACTTTTCAAGAAGTATTTTTGAAGCTTTTAGCACATCTTCGATTTTACTGTATTTTAAAATTCCTTCACTTAATTCTTCATATCCTAAAACATGAATTATGTTTGCAATTTCAGTTTCATCCATCCCAACACAGTCGACTTCGGGTAAAATTGATTCTGCAATTTTTTTTCTCATTTCGGTGTTTTGAATCGATGCAAATTCAAAATGTACTTTTAAGTCTTTATTTTCTTTTTTTAACGATTTTATATCTTCTTTAACTTTATTTAAGTAGTATTCTGAAGTTTTTCCATCAGAATACTCTTCTTTAATCGCTTGAACCCCTGAAATTATTGCACAATCGACTAATTTTCCAATTTCTGGCACATGGTTTTTTAATTCATCCTTTATTTCAATTCGTAAATTTTCCGGGCGAGATGCAACGATAAATCGGTTACTTTGAGGAGTTATAATTTTTTTGTCCTGTAAATAAAATTCAATATCTTCTTTGTACTCAAAAATCCGATTTATTTTAAGTTCATCGTTTTTAAAAGATTCAATTGGTTTTTTTAAAACCAGTTTTCCATTCGTAATATTTGGAAATACTAAATTTTCATTATTTTCAAACATTTCAGCCTGTTTTTTTGCCAAAATTGGAGAATAAAAAATTATTTTTTTTAAATTTAAAATTGAGAGTAAATTTGAGATTATTCCTACCTGCCCCCCTATTCTTTCTTCATTGTAGTTTAGGCTGTTTAAAAAAGTATCAATTTCTAAATTATTTTTCAAGGGAACTTCTGCAGGTTTTCCAGATTTCATCGCATGAATTAACCTTGCAACAAAATCTATCGGTTTTTCAATTGTTCGAGGGTACTCTTCAATTTTCATTTTAATTTCTGAATCGCTAAAATTTTCTTTTAATTCTTCAATATC
Encoded proteins:
- the pfkC gene encoding ADP-specific phosphofructokinase, with translation MELINHFKDFSNVSIFLAYNVNVDALKYLADLSDIEELKENFSDSEIKMKIEEYPRTIEKPIDFVARLIHAMKSGKPAEVPLKNNLEIDTFLNSLNYNEERIGGQVGIISNLLSILNLKKIIFYSPILAKKQAEMFENNENLVFPNITNGKLVLKKPIESFKNDELKINRIFEYKEDIEFYLQDKKIITPQSNRFIVASRPENLRIEIKDELKNHVPEIGKLVDCAIISGVQAIKEEYSDGKTSEYYLNKVKEDIKSLKKENKDLKVHFEFASIQNTEMRKKIAESILPEVDCVGMDETEIANIIHVLGYEELSEGILKYSKIEDVLKASKILLEKYNLEGMQVHTMYYIMYLCKKGGILSDESLEKTLEFATVLASTKAALGQISCIDDLKTGLKIPHNKHGELLKEIVENISKEKELEGYKIILVPSRIVENPKSTVGLGDTISAGAFVGYVSELKKLKNK
- a CDS encoding Coenzyme F420 hydrogenase/dehydrogenase, beta subunit C-terminal domain codes for the protein MSNEMYYVQASDPAILEKGECGGAVTALFKYLLDKGIVDGVLALKKGVDVYDAIPTFVTSSEDLLSTAGSLHCAPTMWGGIIKEYLQDAKIAVPVKPCDMRAIVELAKRAQINLDNVYMIGLNCGGTVPPKTAMEMIKLFYEVDPKDVVKEEIDKGKFIIVMKDGTHKEVKMHDLEDNGYGRRVNCQRCDEKIPRKADIAAGNWGVIGEDAGKYTFMEVCTEKGKQLLESAEKDGYIKKKAPNPKGLEIRAKVESSMLKMGEDYKRKWLEEEYPSIEEWNRQWNKCIKCYGCRDVCPVCFCRDCALTADYVDTGSIPPDPIMFQGVRMSHMAFSCVNCGQCEDVCPMEIPVARIFHKIQEKTRKELGYRPGVDDEAPPALGGSCPTQ